A genome region from Blautia coccoides includes the following:
- the lepB gene encoding signal peptidase I: MSEKGFCPAVRDLLPLYEDGALSQETEEWISMHLRECAECRKYYEDMKAEDTKCGEQADERVRYRKIAKRIHHRRIGAVCLVIFLCVLIFVTASSMFQRAVVSGDCMAPTIRDQEHYILNKWAYKAEVPRRRDILVYERDGIYYITRVAGLPGECVEVKRGKVYIDGSLYEECGTYPESFFVEQTELGSDEYFVLEDNLKAADDKEHIVKKRDIKGKVMVTH; this comes from the coding sequence ATGAGTGAGAAAGGTTTCTGTCCTGCAGTGAGGGATCTGCTGCCGCTCTATGAAGACGGGGCTTTGAGTCAGGAAACAGAGGAATGGATCTCCATGCATTTGAGGGAATGCGCGGAGTGCAGGAAATATTATGAGGATATGAAGGCGGAGGACACCAAGTGCGGGGAGCAGGCAGATGAGAGGGTGCGTTACCGGAAAATAGCAAAGCGGATCCATCACAGGCGCATAGGAGCTGTTTGTCTTGTTATTTTCTTATGTGTGCTCATTTTTGTGACTGCTTCAAGCATGTTCCAGAGAGCTGTTGTGTCAGGTGATTGTATGGCTCCTACGATCAGGGATCAGGAGCACTACATACTGAATAAGTGGGCATATAAGGCGGAGGTTCCCCGCCGCAGAGATATACTTGTATATGAGAGAGACGGCATTTATTATATCACCAGAGTGGCAGGGCTGCCGGGAGAGTGTGTGGAAGTAAAGCGGGGAAAGGTGTACATAGACGGCAGTTTATACGAGGAATGCGGGACATACCCGGAGAGCTTTTTTGTGGAACAGACAGAACTGGGCAGTGATGAATATTTTGTACTGGAGGATAATCTGAAAGCGGCAGATGACAAAGAGCATATCGTAAAGAAACGTGACATTAAGGGAAAAGTCATGGTCACACATTGA
- a CDS encoding RNA polymerase sigma factor translates to MQEFQELYEKYSQYVYHFMLKLTNSNPDLADELTQETFFQVYLSLPKYKGDSSILTWICGIAKNVCRRHYKKNPITVEFEKIEFEFLRDGEFITMEEKAEQKDMFLRIVQEIMKLKEKYRDVLIYRLFLDMSFHEIAEIMGIKENSAKVIYHRGKNMIRGRMEEYKNE, encoded by the coding sequence ATGCAGGAATTTCAGGAACTATATGAAAAATACAGCCAGTACGTCTATCACTTTATGCTGAAGCTCACTAATTCCAATCCGGATCTTGCAGATGAGCTGACCCAGGAGACTTTTTTTCAAGTCTATCTCTCTCTTCCAAAATATAAAGGAGATTCCAGCATACTCACGTGGATCTGTGGCATTGCAAAAAATGTCTGCCGCAGGCATTACAAAAAGAATCCCATCACAGTAGAGTTTGAAAAAATAGAATTTGAATTTTTAAGGGATGGGGAATTTATCACCATGGAGGAGAAAGCGGAACAGAAGGACATGTTCCTGCGCATTGTACAGGAAATCATGAAATTGAAGGAAAAGTACAGAGATGTGCTGATCTACCGACTTTTTTTGGATATGTCGTTTCATGAGATAGCAGAGATAATGGGGATAAAAGAAAACTCAGCTAAGGTGATTTATCACCGTGGGAAAAACATGATTCGGGGGAGAATGGAGGAATATAAGAATGAGTGA